The window GTTGGGATCTGGCTGTAATCCGTGCCGTCGGCAGAGAACTCGACGTGATCGGTCAGATCGTTTAAGGCGGTATAGGTGAGGGTCAATCCGGTGGTCGCCTGGACGTTGCTGATTGTGACTGGCGGATCGGTGACCACCAGCGCTGTATGTTCCGGAATGGGATCGACCAGCAATAGCGAATCGGCATCAGTGGCTGCCAGACCAGTGTTAGTGACCGTGATGCGGTATTCAATGATGGCCCCGGGCACGTCATAAGGGTTCACCATGCCATGCTCCGGATCACTGACCGTCTTCGCGGACTTGACCACGGTCAGTACCGGCCAGGCCACAGGCGTAAAATCGACGCTGGCGCTGTCGTTGGCCGGGTCGCTATCGGTCTGGTCAAGGCCGGTGATACTTGCCGAGTTGGTCACGGTGGTGCCGACCGGGCCGTCAACCCCGACCAGGATATCCAGCGTGGCGCTGTCACCCGCAGCCAGGCTGCCGACCAGCCAGCTACCGGTGGAGTAGCTGCCCTGGCTCGGCGTGCTGGAGATCAAGGTGATCCCGGCCGGCAGGATATCCTCCACCTCGAAGCCGGTGGCAGAGTTGGCCCCCTCGTTGGTAACGGTAAGCATATAGGTCACTGCCCCCTGTACCCCGGGGCTGGCGTTATCGATGGTTTTGGTCAGAGCCAGGTCGGTTCCTGCCACAGCAACGTCAGCGCTGGCAAAATCATTAGCTGGATTCTGGTCCCCCTGGTCCACCGCGTTGATCGAGGCATTGTTGGTGATATACAAGCCGCTGGTACTGCCCTTGACCCTGGCGATGATGTTAAGCTGCGCTGTTTGATTGTCCGAGAGGTTACCGATTGTCCAGATGCCGGATGCCTGGTCATAGTTGCCGGTGCTGGAAATATAGCTGACCTCTGGCGGCAGCAGGTCCCTTACCTCCACACCGGTGGCATCGGTCGGTCCGTTGTTGGTGATGGTGACGGTGTAGATGATATCCTGATGCTCGTTCGGGGTAGGATCATCGACGGTTTTAGTGATGGCGAGATCGGTGCCGTCGACGGAAATCACACTGCTGGCAACGTTGTTGAGGTAGTTTGGATCTGCCTGATCACTTTCGGTAATCATGCCCACATTGGTGATGTTCTGGCCACTGGTGCCGCTATCCACCGTGGCATTGATGGTCAATGTTGCGCTCCCTGTCACGCTGAGATTACCGATATCCCATACCCAGCTGGGTTTACCATTGCTCTTGGCATCATAACTTGTGCCTGCAGAGGCCGAATGGCTGGTGTAGGTAACACCTTCGGGCAGGATGTCAGTGACCGCAACCCCGCTTGCCGGATTCGGACCATTGTTGGTCACCGTCAGCGTGTAGGTCGCGGAGTCGCCCGGGCTTGGGATTGAATTATTGACGGTTTTGGTGATCTGCAGGTCGGTACCGTCTACCTTGATGGTAGCCGCAGCCCAGTTGTTTGACTCAACGTCGTCGAAGTAATCCGAAGCGGTTATCTCGGCCGAGTTGATGATGGTCTGCCCTGCCGTGTCGTTGTTCACGTCGGCATCAATTTGCAGTGTTGCCGTGCTGCCAGAGGAGAGAGCACCGAGCGACCAGACGCCGGTCGCTGGATTATAGCTGCCCTGGCTGATCTGGCCCACGCTGTCGAAGCTGATCCCGGACGGTAGCTGATCCGTTACCGCCACGCCGGTGGCATCGTTGGGCCCATGATTGGTCACCACCAATTCGTAACGGACACTGTCGCCTTCGTTGGGAACCGCGATATCGACCAGAGGGTTGTATGAAGGCCCCACGCCCACCATCTTGGTCAATTCCAGGTCGTGGAAGTTCACCTTGATGTCGACTCCGGCCGAGTCGTTGGCCGGGTTGCTCTCAGGCTCGTTGATAACGGTAAGGCTTGCACTATTGGTCAAGATGGTGTTTGCGGTACCGGGCGCAGGACGGGCCGGGATGGTGAGGACAGCCCCGACACCACTGGCGAGATCGCCCACGGTCCAGACTCCGGTTGCTTCATTGTAGCTGCCTTGGGTGGCGCTGTAGCCTGTGGCCGAATCATAGTTCAGACCGCTGGGGAGCAGGTCCGTAACAACAACGCCGCTGGCGTTGTTGGGGCCAAGGTTCAAAGCCCTGACACTGAAAAAAATCAGTTCATTTTCGGCCGGATACTCATCGTCGACCGACTTACTGATTCGGATATCCGTACCGCCGACATAAAGCTCGGCGCTGGCGGAGTTGTTACCAGCGTATCCGTCTATTTCATTGAGTACAGTGATCGTGGCCGTGTTGACAATGTTGCCGATGGCGGCACTGACCTGGGTATCGATGGTCAGGGTGGCGGAAGCGCCGGTGTTCAGCATCCCCACTGACCAGTTGCCCGAAACCGGGTCGTAGCTGCCGACCGATGGTGTGCTGGCCTGGTAGCTGAGACCGGCTGGCAGCTGGTCGTTGACCACAACCCCAGAAGCGTTGTTGGGTCCCTGGTTGGTGATGGTGAGGCTGAACTGAACACTATCGCTCTGCTGTACCACCGAGCTATCAACCGATTTTTCGAGAGCCAGGTCGGTGGCGGTGGTGGTGAAGGTGATGGTATCTGTGCGGTTCACCTCCTGATTGCCGCTGGCGTCGATCGAGTCGATATAGGTAACGGTGATGATCTCCTGATCTGTCGGAGAAGACGCAGGTGGCCAGACCTGAAGAGTTGTATCAGAGGAATCAATATCCTTTGATTTGGTGACTTCCTCGGTCACCACAGCGCCAGTAAACTTTCCGGCCACACCGGTTGCGGTGAGGATAACCACCACCGAGTCGCCGCTTGGCGCGGTGAGTTCTACCCGAATGGTCTGGTCCGGATTGACAGCCAGGGTCTGATCCGCATCGTCGACCCGTACGTAGATGGTTTCGCCACCCGAGGCCAGGTTGACATCGTTGAAACCATCCAGACTGTCGACAAAACGGACCGTGCCGTCCGAGGTGGTTCCTGTCTCCGGCGGGGTACCGAATGGAGTGATGTAGTCGGAGCCCATCTCGTAGAGGGTCGAGCCAGAGACAAGGTCAGCTCCGTCATCAGTCAAGTTATTGGTTGAACGGGAGCTGCCTGCAAAATAGCGGATGAGGGTGTTGTCATCGATGCCTGTCGTAGCCTTGAAAACAGCGTACGGCAGTCGGAAATCGAGGAAATAGTCGGTGTCGCCGCCGATGGAGGTGTCGGCGATAGACAGTTGGTGATTGCCGACCAGCGGATACTCCGCTGCGACATATTCAGCCTTGTCCGAGGGATCTCCGAGGCCTGTTTTATCTGTATTTTCGCGGAGGGAGATGACTTCCGGCTGGGAGATGCCATCGCACATTATCAGCCATTCATAATCATCGGCATTCTGATCAATATCGATTTCAAAGCCCCAGCCGAACTGGGCAAAAACCCCATTGCCGCCTTGAGTGGGATCTCCGTCCAGACGCAGGCGGTAATAGAGATAGCTGCCGTCGTTATAGACGTAGGCAGCTGCAGGGGTGTCTTTGTCCGGATTGGTATAGTCCGGGACGACATTGACCCCACCGTTGGCATCACTTTCGCTGTCCTGAATCGGCTTTCCACTCTTGACCAGTTCGAGCCACTGGCTGTCGGTGGGCCAAGCCCAAGCCGTTGCTGCCAGCAGGAGGTTCAAAGCAGACAGCAGTATGGCAATCCCTAATAATTTCTTGAGATTCACTTTCACCATCACCATCGTTGTTGCGTTCATACACGATTAACGCCCCCTCCTCCCAAAGGAAGGTTTGCA of the Desulfosediminicola ganghwensis genome contains:
- a CDS encoding DUF11 domain-containing protein; translation: MNATTMVMVKVNLKKLLGIAILLSALNLLLAATAWAWPTDSQWLELVKSGKPIQDSESDANGGVNVVPDYTNPDKDTPAAAYVYNDGSYLYYRLRLDGDPTQGGNGVFAQFGWGFEIDIDQNADDYEWLIMCDGISQPEVISLRENTDKTGLGDPSDKAEYVAAEYPLVGNHQLSIADTSIGGDTDYFLDFRLPYAVFKATTGIDDNTLIRYFAGSSRSTNNLTDDGADLVSGSTLYEMGSDYITPFGTPPETGTTSDGTVRFVDSLDGFNDVNLASGGETIYVRVDDADQTLAVNPDQTIRVELTAPSGDSVVVILTATGVAGKFTGAVVTEEVTKSKDIDSSDTTLQVWPPASSPTDQEIITVTYIDSIDASGNQEVNRTDTITFTTTATDLALEKSVDSSVVQQSDSVQFSLTITNQGPNNASGVVVNDQLPAGLSYQASTPSVGSYDPVSGNWSVGMLNTGASATLTIDTQVSAAIGNIVNTATITVLNEIDGYAGNNSASAELYVGGTDIRISKSVDDEYPAENELIFFSVRALNLGPNNASGVVVTDLLPSGLNYDSATGYSATQGSYNEATGVWTVGDLASGVGAVLTIPARPAPGTANTILTNSASLTVINEPESNPANDSAGVDIKVNFHDLELTKMVGVGPSYNPLVDIAVPNEGDSVRYELVVTNHGPNDATGVAVTDQLPSGISFDSVGQISQGSYNPATGVWSLGALSSGSTATLQIDADVNNDTAGQTIINSAEITASDYFDDVESNNWAAATIKVDGTDLQITKTVNNSIPSPGDSATYTLTVTNNGPNPASGVAVTDILPEGVTYTSHSASAGTSYDAKSNGKPSWVWDIGNLSVTGSATLTINATVDSGTSGQNITNVGMITESDQADPNYLNNVASSVISVDGTDLAITKTVDDPTPNEHQDIIYTVTITNNGPTDATGVEVRDLLPPEVSYISSTGNYDQASGIWTIGNLSDNQTAQLNIIARVKGSTSGLYITNNASINAVDQGDQNPANDFASADVAVAGTDLALTKTIDNASPGVQGAVTYMLTVTNEGANSATGFEVEDILPAGITLISSTPSQGSYSTGSWLVGSLAAGDSATLDILVGVDGPVGTTVTNSASITGLDQTDSDPANDSASVDFTPVAWPVLTVVKSAKTVSDPEHGMVNPYDVPGAIIEYRITVTNTGLAATDADSLLLVDPIPEHTALVVTDPPVTISNVQATTGLTLTYTALNDLTDHVEFSADGTDYSQIPTADGNGTDPSVKYLRFMPAGQFNASDGITDPSFTVTFRVRLQ